In the Cucurbita pepo subsp. pepo cultivar mu-cu-16 chromosome LG17, ASM280686v2, whole genome shotgun sequence genome, aagtgactcaagtgtcaaacaaatggtCTACTTTATTcaaggactccagagaaggagtcgagtctcgattaagaggacgctgttcgagggctccataggcctcaggggaggctctatagtgtactttgttcgaggggaggatcgttgaggattgttgggagggagtcctgcattggctaatttagggaatgatcatgggtttataagtaaggaatacatcttcattggaatgaggccttttggggaagccccaAGCAAAGCCATTTGAgcgtggacaatatcataccattgtggagagtcgtgattcctaataatCCCTCCATTTCATTGGATTAAACACTCGAGTTCAATCAGAAATTCGTTAATTGGTGGTTGAATCGAGTGGCTCCACCATTATTGTTGGTATTTTTATCCTATTGGGATCAAGGACAGGATGATAAAAGgcttgattttaattattatcttaCCCTTATTCGATGTGGCCTCTTGAGATCTATTATTGTGGCTAAAGTTAATACTGGATATATttcttagtttctttttaCATGCTTCCAAGTGGTGTGCACTAGCTTAAGTCGGAGGATATTTCCCTATTAACGGAGTATGCTACAGGTTTCCAACATATCAAATCAAGTAGGAAGAACATCAGGCTCCTTCCCGGTAAATGTGCCTTACAAAGATATGGCTAGCAACTGTGAGGCCCTTTTAGAAGGAAAGCAgcaaaatttatcaaattttaccAACTCTCAACCAAGTGAAGGGCAACGTCCAGTTAAAACTTCCACCCATGGTGGCAACAATCAGAGAAAGGAAGAGTCTTCGCGGCGTCGAGTTCACTTCTGTGTAAATACGGTATGTTCTTTCTTATATACTCcacttttctttcaattttaattctagataaagagaaaaattgaTACTGAAGCATTCTCATTAGAAAATGGAGATTTTATTGCGTGTTTTGGAACATATATCAACCTGGGTTCACACAATTACTTCTGCCATGCTCGCATGCTGTTATAACCATCCCTTTCTTGTAAAATCTAACTTTAAATCTCATTGAAATGCAGAGCGAAAACCCATTCGTGGACTCAGATTTTCCCAAGAACCGGCATTCCTCTAAAGACATCCTTCCTAGGGTTTGTTCAATTGAGTACCAACACTATCCCCACCTCTTTCAACTACCACCTTCAAGCCCATATGATAACTTTCTAAAGGCAGCTGGGTGTTAAGTTAAACCATGGAATGGATATGAAAATGAGTACTTAGGGGACACTTGGCTATAAATTTCAAGGTGAGCGAGCTAGCTAGCAACAAAATTTCAAGGTCTGCTGCTGCTACTACATTCATCTTCTCATTGAATGAAGATATTTGTGCAAATTTTTGCCATTGTTTTTGTATATATTATCCATTTGATTCATTGCTGGCACGTTCTTCATGGCGATGCTCAAATAGTGTGTTTTTCATTGGCTTCCTTCAGCTGCGCTCACAGattgttgaaattgaaaccCTTCATTGGTGGTTCCCCTAGATTTGGATGGATAGATATTAGGTTTTTAGATGGGGTTGGGCATTATCTGTCCGTGGATTTGTCCAAAGAGAGCATTCTTAGGTGGTATGTATGCCTTTGATTTGGGCTTGTAAGGAAGGTTCCACTTGTAAAAATTTGTGATATTTgtgatataaataatataggATTATAATGTAGTGTTATGTAGGTGAGGTGAGGTGAGGCTCCTCGCATTTTTCTCCCTCTttcctttaattaattaaatcctCCTCCTAGTTTCAAAATCTTAcactttttatcatttaaatttcattcttttagtTCTAAGATTGTAGAATCATTGAGAGCGCCCTAATGGAATTTTGGCTAAAACGTTGATAAACTTTGAAGGCATGTAGtatgtgattttttttacgagagatttgaacttttattaGTCAATGATGTATGTTTTGATGAGTTATGTTTACATTTGTATACCGTTTGAGTCGGTGGTGGTAAGTCTGAATCTTCTCTTCTCACTTGTAAtgtgtattaaaattttgattaaattaccATTGtctttatgagattttattatatttgttgtatattaattttaggGGTCTACATTCAACTCGAGAACAATCGATCCAACTCAaattataagggttgggttgattTTTTGTGTACTCGATTTGATTTGGGTTGAGTATAGATTCACTGTGCAAATGACCAGGTCAACTCAACGCAACTCGATTATCTAATATAAAGGTTGGCCcaagcttaaaaaaaaaaaaaaaaaaaacttcttcGACCAACCCAATACCCACTCGATGCCCAtgttgttcttttctttctcgttCTTTCCCAAGTCCAACCCGATTCCTCTTATGTAGTTTGCATGCATGTACATGCATAACATGTTGAGTGTACTCCACTCTTCCTCCACGAATGTCCTCCTCACCCAACGCCAGCCCAACATGCATGACGTTCTCCTCAATCCTTCTTCGTCTGTCTTTCTCGTCCAAAAGATTGAGCTACTAAGCCAACAAACTCGAACTTTTGAATTGGTCCAAAAGATTATCTTAACCTAACTCGATTCACGTACACCcttaaattaactttttttttttacttgatgTAGGTTtcttaattaacttttttttttttacttgatgtaggtttctttttcttttctgaaatggagagagaaaagagagaaaattactcaattgttttaagttatatagttaatataaatattttaattcaatcaaataatttaaattatttttttccaataaaCAAAACCTATATAACAGCCAAAAACATTTAActctaatattaattatactACCTATCCAAATACATGCATTTATTAtctttaataattcaaaatttttaattaattaattatatatatatatatagttaaaatAGGGCATTGACCTTTTGGAAATAGGCCAAGCcattcaaaaataaaagagagaatttggtAATCCTTTTTCCCATAATAAATTCGTCTGACATTTGACTGTAGGTCTCACCTTTACCCTACACGTGGCATATTGTGACCGACGGCATCCAACGGCTGAAATTGGAAGTCAATAANaaaaaaaaaaaaaaaaaaaaaaaaaaaaagccattattttttaatgtcagAGTCAGAAAGCAGCGACGTGACAACATTCAAGAAAGCGTCAAACCGTCAAACCCAATACTGACAACCTTTCTTCTGACGTCTGATTTGCCACGTGGACGGCTCTGATTCCGTCTTCTCTTTCCTCTCCCGATCTCAGCTGGCAAATCACAAAACATGACAATTAAacgtaaaataataaatggtaGGCTGTTtttattagttaaaatattaatattacttaatttaatttaattattttgttaataaactaatttaaaattacactTTTCTCCTAattagttataatttttttaaattattcctctaaaattttgagaaattgatatatttttttaatttttttcttctaaattcatgtaaatttattttaaaaagtatattaaagcatttaaaaataatacaaatatcaTCCGAAAAATATTACCAACGTGCGAGAACCAAAACATCTTCTAATTcatgaataaatttatttttaaacacgtGTCGAGAATAATGGCACTTAGGAGGACATAATCGTAaatagagatgttcatttaacacgaaattaaattaattcttatatttataaaactaaaattcactctaaaattttaatataacaaaaataaataaatataaaaactgCAAAATTTGAGCACTTTGCGTAACAAACTCTGTCTCTCTTGCTTTTATACTGCGTTGACTACTTGGACTGAGCTTGTAAACCCGATGATGAATTCTCCTTTTTCCTGAATTCCCATTTTGTCCCTTCTCAAATCCCCCTTCCTCGCCGTCGCCGGTCAATCTCCCCCACCCGCAGCCGCCTTCCATTTCTCCTTCCTTTTCCGGTGACCGATTCTATGATtctattttccttctcttcatcgtctctcttttcttataCCGCCGCTTGTGTTTCAAAGCTAGGGTTCTTTGAAGCCCTAGCTCTCGGGGTATTTTCGTGAATTTCGATATGGGTTATCGGCGGAGGTTTAGAATTTTGTAGCCCGATATCCTTTTTCCAGTTTGTTGTTgctgtttgtttgatttcgtAGTTCGTTTATTTCGTGATGAAGAGGTTGAAGTCTTGCGACGATCTTGATTCGTACGTCGAGAAAAATCCAGGTAAGGATCCTGTGTTGAGTCGGACCTCGTCTTCTCATCGAGTGTTTTACCATAAATCCGAGGCTATTCGGAAGAATCTGTCATCTTCGTCTGGTAGATATTATCGGGATCGATCGGTGGATGAGGATCGGGAAGGGTCGAGGCTGGCGCGTAAGCGATCAGATCATGATTTTGAGGGGGTTGATCGGCGAAAAGGGTTTGATCGATTTCGAGAAAGCGGAGAGAGTAGGGGTTATGCCAGTAGTACTGGAGGTGGCGGTGGAGGGGATCGTATTGGTCTTCATAGGTCAGAAAGCTACTCTGGGTCGCGCAGGGTGTGCCCTAAAGGATTTCGATCGGAGCGGGACAGGTCAAGGAGAGAAGGCAGTGTATCTTCATGGCGGCGATTTGGAAGTTGGAATAAAGATGTTGATGAGGGAACAAGGAGCAGAGGTGGTGGTGTTGGAGGATTGGACGAGAGAGGGAGTGGGAGGAATTCTCCCAAGGGATTGAGAGATGTGAAATCGCCATCTCTGTCGAAAGATTCAAGTAGTGAGCAATCGAAACTAAGAACCTCTCCTAGCTTGGCTTCAAGGGGTGTGAGAGCCCAAGAATCTAAGTCCAAGTCACCGACAAGGTCGAAGGATTCAGAGAGCGAGCAGTCAAAGAGTATTGAGGTGAAAAAGGGGGAGGACTTGCAGGTCGATAGTGGGAATAACAGTGAAATGGAGGAAGGAGAATTAGAACCTGACCCTGAGGTTGAAACTGCACTTGCATCTGAACCTGAACCAAATCTTGAACCCGAACCAGACCCCAAATCTGAAACTGGATGTGAAGCTGAATCGTTTCCTAAGAGTGAAGATAAATTGgtagaagaaaaacatttgaaGTCTGATAATGGTCAGAGGGAGGTTGAAAGTGAGAATCTAGACCAAGTTCAGAAAGGTAGTGTTGTAGTAGAGGCTGAGTTGTTGGATAAGAGCATGGATGTGGCTAAAGAGAGAGAAGCTTGCAGTGATGACGCTGGTTTATCAGAAAGTCGGGATGTATCGATTGATTTGGAGAATTCTACCAAGGATGAACGTGATGTTGTGGCTGACGAAGGCAACAAATTGGGAGACAGTTCGGTTGGTGAAAGAGAACAAGGTAATGGGATGGATGACAAGAACTCGTTAGAATCTTCAGTTCAGTTGGATGAAGAGTGCAAGGAAAGCAAGGGCATCGATCAAGAAGTGAAGACCAGGAACTTTGATGTATCAGATAAAGaggtagaaaaagaaatgtcaGATGGAGAGACAACAAAAGCTACCAACGCACtgactcaaaattttagagataaaGGCAAAAGCGTGGCTGTTAGTCCTTCAACCTCCCATGCAGCATATTCTGCAGAAGATGGAGCTTGGACAGATAGAGAACATGGAGCTGCTGAAATTTGTAGGGACAATGATATGGAAGGGCCAAGTACTAGGGGGTTTGAGTTGTTTACAAGATCTCCCGTGAGGAAACAAGAGAAAGTGGATGAATCTGGTGATAGTAAGCGAAGGGACGAAAAGcttatgctcgagcctcttgatctttctcttagCCTACCAAATGTTTTGTTACCTATTGGTGCCACTGGCGATTCGATTCCAGCGCCGAGTTCCCCTAGTCGTGGGAGAAGTGTACAGTCCCTAAGCAACACTTTTTGCACTAATTCAGATGGGTTCGCCCCATCAATGTCATTCTCAGGGTCTCACTCTTTCTTTCACAACCCAAGCTGTTCTTTGAATCAGAACTCAATGGACAACTTTGAACAATCCGTTGGAAGTCGCCCGATATTTCAGGGCATTGATCAGGCTTCTCAAGGAGCTTGGGTGGGACAGTCACAGAACGAGACTAAGTCGAAGGAACTTCCCTTATATCAaagaattttgatgaatggCAATGGCTGCCTTCAACCCATTCTGGGTCCTCATTCATGTGAGgaagaaagctcaaaaaaTGTGAGTGGGCTGGATAGGCAATTAAGCTTTCATAAACAGTTGATGGGAAATTCTAAGCCCAATGATGATGTTAAATCGCCTGCACTGAGAATAGGATCTCACGATGGTGGATTAACTAATAATTTGGAGAAGAGGAGGATTGTGCTAGAGACTAGCAGTGGTAGTTTATATAGAACTAGTAGTTTGAAGGAACAGGAAAAGCTTCCGACAGGAGGTGCAGATTTTACAGACACATTAGTGGCCAGACTAATTACTGAACCTGTGAATGAAATGTCCAAGAAATTTACTGAGATGTCAGATCAGTTCAGAGCATTTCTGAAAGCAAGTATCTTCGGGATCATGTCCAATGCCGAAAAACGTGGTCAATTATGTGCAATTCAGAAAGCACTGCAAAACAGATCGGACATAACTATCGATATGCTACTTAAATGCCATCGAGTACAGCTGGAAATCTTGGTTGGCCTAAAAACTGGTCTACCAGATTTCCTTAAGGAAGTAAGTTCCGTTGGATCGACCGACTTAGCTGAGATATTTCTAAACTTAAGATGCCGAAATATGTCATGCAGGAATCTTTTGCCTGTGGATGAGTGTGATTGTAAAGTTTGTGGTCCAAAAAATGGATTTTGCAGTGCTTGTATGTGTCTTGtttgttcaaaatttgatatggcGTCTAATACATGTAGTTGGGTTGGGTGTGATGTTTGTCTTCACTGGTGCCATGTGGATTGTGCCTTGCGCGAATCTTATATTAGAAACGGTCCGAGTGCTACGGGAGACCGAGGAGCAACTGAAATGCAGTTTCATTGTGTTGCCTGTGATCACCCTTCAGAGATGTTTGGGT is a window encoding:
- the LOC111778369 gene encoding protein OBERON 4-like, with product MKRLKSCDDLDSYVEKNPGKDPVLSRTSSSHRVFYHKSEAIRKNLSSSSGRYYRDRSVDEDREGSRLARKRSDHDFEGVDRRKGFDRFRESGESRGYASSTGGGGGGDRIGLHRSESYSGSRRVCPKGFRSERDRSRREGSVSSWRRFGSWNKDVDEGTRSRGGGVGGLDERGSGRNSPKGLRDVKSPSLSKDSSSEQSKLRTSPSLASRGVRAQESKSKSPTRSKDSESEQSKSIEVKKGEDLQVDSGNNSEMEEGELEPDPEVETALASEPEPNLEPEPDPKSETGCEAESFPKSEDKLVEEKHLKSDNGQREVESENLDQVQKGSVVVEAELLDKSMDVAKEREACSDDAGLSESRDVSIDLENSTKDERDVVADEGNKLGDSSVGEREQGNGMDDKNSLESSVQLDEECKESKGIDQEVKTRNFDVSDKEVEKEMSDGETTKATNALTQNFRDKGKSVAVSPSTSHAAYSAEDGAWTDREHGAAEICRDNDMEGPSTRGFELFTRSPVRKQEKVDESGDSKRRDEKLMLEPLDLSLSLPNVLLPIGATGDSIPAPSSPSRGRSVQSLSNTFCTNSDGFAPSMSFSGSHSFFHNPSCSLNQNSMDNFEQSVGSRPIFQGIDQASQGAWVGQSQNETKSKELPLYQRILMNGNGCLQPILGPHSCEEESSKNVSGLDRQLSFHKQLMGNSKPNDDVKSPALRIGSHDGGLTNNLEKRRIVLETSSGSLYRTSSLKEQEKLPTGGADFTDTLVARLITEPVNEMSKKFTEMSDQFRAFLKASIFGIMSNAEKRGQLCAIQKALQNRSDITIDMLLKCHRVQLEILVGLKTGLPDFLKEVSSVGSTDLAEIFLNLRCRNMSCRNLLPVDECDCKVCGPKNGFCSACMCLVCSKFDMASNTCSWVGCDVCLHWCHVDCALRESYIRNGPSATGDRGATEMQFHCVACDHPSEMFGFVKEVFQNFAKDWAAEPLSRELEYVRRIFCASKDVRGKQLHELAGRMLARLANKSNLPEVYAHIMTFISDAADSSKLGKTPLPSGKDPSKSNNGVSGSCLEAPWLKSVYPEKVPQMERAAITLPSLNFERSDKRVMEPELQINSHREPLFDELDSIVRIKHAEAKMFQARADDARREAEGLKRIAIAKNKKIDEEYTSRIAKLRLTEAEDVRKQKIGELQALERAHREYSSLKVRMEADIKDLLLKMEATKRNIPG